In Streptomyces nodosus, one DNA window encodes the following:
- a CDS encoding beta-ketoacyl-[acyl-carrier-protein] synthase family protein, whose translation MTRRVAVTGIGVVAPGGIGVPAFWDLLANGRTATRGITFFDPSGLRSRIAAECDFDPAAHGLDPEQTERADRYIQFALVAGEEAVRDAGLDLAREDPWRVAVSLGTAVGGTTRLEHDYVLVSGGGQRWDVDHRKAGPHLHRAFSPSTLASMVAERFGARGPVGTVSTGCTSGLDAVGYAFQAVEEGRADICVAGASDSPISPITMACFDAIKATSPNNDDPAHASRPFDNNRDGFVMGEGGAVLVLEELEHARARGARVYCEISGYATFGNAYHMTGLTSEGLEMARAIEVALDHARLDGSAIDYVNAHGSGTRQNDRHETAAVKRALGQHAYDIPMSSIKSMVGHSLGAIGAIEVVACVLALDRQAVPPTANYETPDPECDLDYVPGVARERRLGSVLSVGSGFGGFQSAVVLTGPRERTR comes from the coding sequence ATGACCCGGCGCGTGGCGGTCACCGGCATAGGCGTCGTGGCACCGGGCGGCATCGGCGTCCCGGCGTTCTGGGATCTGCTCGCCAACGGCCGTACCGCGACGCGGGGCATCACCTTCTTCGACCCTTCCGGGCTCCGCTCGCGGATCGCCGCCGAGTGCGACTTCGACCCGGCGGCCCACGGGCTGGACCCGGAGCAGACCGAGCGTGCCGACCGGTACATCCAGTTCGCCCTGGTCGCCGGGGAGGAGGCGGTACGGGACGCCGGCCTCGACCTCGCCCGGGAGGACCCCTGGCGGGTCGCGGTCTCCCTGGGGACCGCGGTCGGCGGCACCACCCGTCTGGAGCACGACTACGTCCTGGTCAGCGGCGGCGGGCAGCGCTGGGACGTGGACCACCGCAAGGCGGGTCCCCATCTGCACCGTGCCTTCTCGCCCAGCACGCTGGCGTCGATGGTGGCGGAGCGCTTCGGGGCCCGCGGGCCGGTGGGGACCGTCTCCACGGGCTGCACCTCGGGCCTGGACGCGGTCGGGTACGCCTTCCAGGCGGTCGAGGAGGGCAGGGCCGACATCTGTGTGGCGGGTGCCTCGGACTCGCCGATCTCCCCGATCACCATGGCCTGCTTCGACGCCATCAAGGCCACCTCCCCCAACAACGACGACCCCGCCCACGCCTCCCGTCCCTTCGACAACAACCGTGACGGGTTCGTCATGGGGGAGGGCGGCGCGGTGCTCGTACTGGAGGAGCTGGAGCACGCCCGGGCCCGCGGCGCCCGGGTGTACTGCGAGATCAGCGGCTACGCCACCTTCGGCAACGCCTACCACATGACCGGGCTGACCAGCGAGGGTCTGGAGATGGCGCGGGCGATCGAGGTGGCGCTCGATCACGCACGGCTGGACGGCTCCGCGATCGACTACGTCAACGCGCACGGCTCGGGCACCCGGCAGAACGACCGGCACGAGACCGCCGCGGTGAAACGGGCCCTCGGACAGCACGCCTACGACATCCCCATGAGCTCCATCAAATCCATGGTGGGCCACTCCCTCGGCGCGATCGGCGCGATCGAGGTCGTGGCCTGCGTACTGGCCCTGGACCGCCAGGCCGTCCCGCCGACCGCGAACTACGAGACCCCGGACCCCGAGTGCGACCTGGACTATGTGCCGGGCGTCGCGCGCGAGCGAAGACTCGGCAGCGTGCTCTCCGTGGGCAGCGGGTTCGGGGGCTTCCAGTCCGCGGTGGTCCTGACCGGGCCGAGGGAGAGGACACGATGA
- a CDS encoding SchA/CurD-like domain-containing protein has translation MTTTSERVSEPLTQSASRRVSQSVFDGSRLRVVLLVNVYDGAQQQFLEAYEHLCSQVASVPGHVSDQLCQSIENPSQWLITSEWESAPPFLAWVNSEEHVQMVRPLHSCVRDTRSLRFHIVRETKGVASAGSAARRLQSAPRIGDGKIRHALTFTVKPGSEPEVAKILANYAPPEARVDATTRLCRTSLFMHGNRVVRAIEVEGDLLAALRHVAVEPAVRAAEEALNPYLEQERDLNDPEVARVFFTRAAVPAVHHVTSGQECPEAERHALYYPARQGCGMRLARLLAQQDEAAADDPGSPVCGSTIFQRDDIVVRLIDVRGGLDADPVLSLGLPDPAQAAELTTLLDGAAVGADGAALKGGDLAHFLTLARMALITDRRSSPDA, from the coding sequence ATGACCACAACGTCTGAACGTGTTTCAGAACCGCTGACGCAATCGGCGTCGAGACGGGTCTCCCAGTCCGTGTTCGACGGCTCCAGGCTCCGTGTCGTCCTTCTGGTGAACGTCTACGACGGGGCCCAGCAGCAGTTCCTGGAGGCGTACGAACACCTGTGCAGTCAGGTCGCGTCCGTGCCCGGGCATGTCAGCGACCAGCTCTGCCAGTCGATCGAGAACCCCTCCCAATGGCTGATCACCAGCGAGTGGGAGAGCGCCCCGCCCTTCCTCGCCTGGGTGAACAGCGAGGAGCATGTGCAGATGGTGCGGCCGCTGCACAGCTGCGTCCGGGACACCCGTTCGCTGCGGTTCCACATCGTGCGCGAGACCAAGGGTGTGGCGTCGGCCGGCTCCGCCGCGCGCCGGCTCCAGAGCGCCCCCCGGATCGGTGACGGCAAGATCCGGCACGCGCTCACCTTCACCGTCAAGCCGGGCAGCGAGCCGGAGGTCGCCAAGATCCTGGCGAACTACGCCCCGCCCGAGGCGCGGGTGGACGCCACCACCCGGCTGTGCCGCACCTCCCTGTTCATGCACGGCAATCGGGTCGTACGGGCCATCGAGGTGGAGGGCGACCTGCTCGCGGCGCTGCGCCATGTCGCCGTCGAGCCCGCGGTGCGTGCCGCGGAGGAGGCCCTCAACCCGTATCTGGAGCAGGAGCGGGACCTCAACGACCCGGAGGTCGCGCGGGTCTTCTTCACCCGGGCGGCGGTCCCGGCCGTCCATCATGTGACGTCCGGTCAGGAGTGTCCGGAGGCGGAGCGGCATGCGCTGTACTACCCGGCCCGCCAGGGCTGTGGCATGCGGCTGGCCCGGCTGCTGGCCCAGCAGGACGAGGCGGCGGCGGACGACCCGGGCAGCCCGGTCTGCGGCAGCACGATCTTCCAGCGCGACGACATCGTGGTGCGGCTGATCGATGTGCGGGGCGGCCTGGACGCCGACCCGGTGCTGTCTCTCGGACTCCCTGACCCGGCGCAGGCGGCCGAGCTGACCACCCTCCTGGACGGCGCCGCCGTCGGTGCGGACGGCGCCGCGCTCAAGGGCGGCGACCTCGCTCACTTCCTCACCCTCGCCCGCATGGCCCTCATCACCGACCGCCGGTCGTCCCCCGACGCCTGA
- a CDS encoding ExeM/NucH family extracellular endonuclease produces MSQPLPRSARSRRALCTATALAMAVTGLSGFIAAPAHANPAGTGLVINEVYGGGGNSGSTYTNDYIELFNPTDASVDVRGWAVSYYSAKGNLGGTTALSGSVPAHGYYLIQEAQGTGGTTPLPTPDASGQLAMSATDGSVTLADATGAVIDTVGFGSGSIVEGGDAPAPSNTMAVTRRAPGVDTDNNNADFVVAAPNPRNSTYDGSAAGKLAVATIGPRTATVGTAFSFTPLATGGTSPYTWSATGLPAWASIDKATGRITGTPDATGSATVQLTVTDGADVTEHATFTLTTQAAGAGADHVVISQVWGDGGYTNAPFANDFIVLYNPTDRAVDLTGHSIAYGAYNRAAGAPLADFPISGTIPAHGHFLIKAGADAAGDGAALPTPDATISLNMNYSGSFVALLDTTTAPTLPTGDITGAAHLVDALGYGDANTFEGAAQGTNLGIDTAAVRTPEGTDTDDNHADFITGQLAPINSAGETGQGDTSGDAGEVTIAQIQGTNTDTSPLAGKTVTTKGVVTAVYATGGFNGFYIETGGAGGTVADDKTPGASDAVFVYGAQSVGDVKVGESVQVRGTVQEYAGQTEITFPTVTKLSTPLPPVTATRIAWSDLETDAQKEAHEGELIAPQGNFTVADNYNTNFYGQVGLAAGDKVLRQPTDVGPAGSDAAQKAADYNASHAITLDDGASVSYTATSPAANDPLPWLTADNPVSVGAKVTFHKPVVLEYRGSLWNFQPTGQVNGAGKDIVSFSDMRAQNAKPAAVGGKVRLATFNVQNYFPMTGDRYIAGGLGKCSFYNDRQGNHIAVNDCGATGPRGAADQVSFQRQQSKIVTGIIGLGAGVVSLEEVENSAKFGEDRDTALAGLVDALNAKAGAGTWAYVPSPAAADRPAVASEDVIRTAFIYKPAEVSPVGASHILKDLSGPGQDFSIAREPLAQGFKAAGTADSDAFLVVANHLKSKGGTGAGLYPGDKEDTRPAYDQGAYNETRTHQAHDMLAFAQEQARALKTDKLFLVGDFNAYNHEDPMEYLYGQGYTDLGSAYDPDHHSYSFHGLAGTLDHIVASPAAKAMVTGATVWQINAQESVAFNYSRYNYNATQLFNAADPFSASDHDPVVVGLNTGSQSGKVASKIDLKITPNKVVVNKTEVMAHVTVTATGAKPTGTVTVTVDGRSFCATISGGGVANIKLPVFRTTGKHTVTVKYSGDAKVLAGTAETTVTVG; encoded by the coding sequence ATGTCTCAGCCCCTCCCGAGAAGTGCCCGGTCCCGCCGGGCGCTGTGCACGGCCACCGCCCTCGCGATGGCCGTGACCGGTCTCAGCGGCTTCATAGCCGCGCCCGCCCACGCCAACCCGGCCGGTACCGGACTGGTGATCAACGAGGTGTACGGCGGCGGTGGAAACTCCGGTTCCACCTACACCAACGACTACATCGAGCTCTTCAACCCCACCGACGCGTCCGTCGACGTGCGCGGCTGGGCGGTGTCGTACTACAGCGCCAAGGGCAACCTCGGTGGGACGACGGCTCTCTCGGGCAGCGTGCCGGCCCACGGCTACTACCTGATCCAGGAGGCCCAGGGCACCGGCGGCACCACGCCGCTGCCCACCCCCGACGCGAGCGGCCAGCTGGCGATGTCGGCGACCGACGGCTCGGTGACGCTGGCCGATGCGACCGGTGCCGTCATCGACACGGTCGGCTTCGGCAGCGGCTCGATCGTCGAGGGCGGCGACGCTCCCGCGCCGAGCAACACCATGGCCGTCACCCGCAGGGCCCCCGGGGTGGACACCGACAACAACAACGCCGACTTCGTGGTCGCGGCGCCGAACCCGCGCAACTCCACGTACGACGGCAGCGCCGCCGGCAAGCTGGCCGTCGCCACGATCGGCCCCCGGACCGCCACGGTCGGCACGGCGTTCTCCTTCACGCCCCTGGCGACCGGCGGCACGTCGCCGTACACCTGGAGCGCGACGGGCCTGCCGGCCTGGGCCTCGATCGACAAGGCCACCGGCCGCATCACCGGCACCCCCGACGCGACCGGCTCCGCCACGGTGCAGCTGACCGTCACGGACGGTGCGGACGTCACGGAGCACGCGACCTTCACGCTGACGACCCAGGCCGCCGGCGCCGGCGCCGACCATGTGGTCATCAGCCAGGTCTGGGGCGACGGCGGCTACACCAACGCGCCGTTCGCCAACGACTTCATCGTGCTCTACAACCCGACGGACCGCGCGGTCGATCTGACCGGCCACTCGATCGCCTACGGCGCGTACAACCGGGCTGCCGGCGCGCCGTTGGCCGACTTCCCGATCTCCGGAACCATTCCGGCGCACGGCCACTTCCTCATCAAGGCCGGCGCCGACGCCGCGGGAGACGGGGCCGCGCTGCCGACGCCCGACGCGACGATCTCGCTGAACATGAACTACAGCGGCTCGTTCGTGGCGCTGCTGGACACCACGACGGCCCCGACGCTGCCGACCGGCGACATCACGGGCGCCGCGCACCTCGTGGACGCGCTCGGCTACGGCGACGCGAACACCTTCGAGGGCGCGGCCCAGGGCACCAACCTCGGCATCGACACGGCCGCGGTGCGCACCCCGGAGGGCACCGACACCGACGACAACCACGCCGACTTCATCACCGGACAGCTCGCCCCGATCAACTCGGCCGGTGAAACCGGTCAGGGTGACACGAGCGGTGACGCCGGCGAGGTGACCATCGCCCAGATCCAGGGCACCAACACCGACACCTCGCCGCTGGCGGGCAAGACGGTCACCACCAAGGGTGTCGTCACGGCCGTGTACGCGACCGGCGGGTTCAACGGCTTCTACATCGAGACGGGGGGCGCCGGCGGCACCGTGGCCGACGACAAGACCCCGGGGGCCTCGGACGCCGTGTTCGTCTACGGGGCGCAGTCGGTCGGCGATGTGAAGGTCGGCGAGAGCGTCCAGGTGCGCGGTACGGTCCAGGAGTACGCCGGCCAGACCGAGATCACCTTCCCGACCGTCACCAAGCTGTCCACCCCGCTTCCGCCCGTCACGGCCACCAGGATCGCGTGGAGCGACCTGGAGACCGACGCCCAGAAGGAAGCGCACGAGGGTGAACTCATCGCCCCCCAGGGCAACTTCACGGTGGCGGACAACTACAACACCAACTTCTACGGCCAGGTCGGACTGGCCGCCGGCGACAAGGTGCTGCGCCAGCCGACAGATGTCGGCCCCGCCGGCAGTGACGCCGCACAGAAGGCCGCCGACTACAACGCCTCGCACGCCATCACCCTCGACGACGGCGCGAGCGTCAGCTACACCGCCACCAGCCCCGCCGCCAACGACCCGCTGCCCTGGCTCACCGCCGACAACCCGGTCAGCGTGGGCGCCAAGGTGACCTTCCACAAGCCCGTCGTCCTGGAGTACCGCGGCTCGCTGTGGAACTTCCAGCCGACCGGCCAGGTCAACGGTGCCGGCAAGGACATCGTCTCGTTCTCCGACATGCGCGCCCAGAACGCGAAGCCGGCGGCCGTGGGCGGCAAGGTCCGCCTCGCGACCTTCAATGTGCAGAACTACTTCCCGATGACGGGCGACCGGTACATCGCCGGCGGCCTGGGCAAGTGCTCCTTCTACAACGACCGCCAGGGCAACCACATCGCGGTCAACGACTGCGGTGCCACCGGCCCGCGCGGCGCCGCCGACCAGGTCAGCTTCCAGCGGCAGCAGAGCAAGATCGTCACCGGCATCATCGGCCTCGGGGCCGGCGTCGTCTCGCTCGAGGAGGTCGAGAACTCGGCCAAGTTCGGGGAGGACCGCGACACGGCCCTCGCGGGCCTGGTCGACGCCCTCAACGCCAAGGCGGGCGCCGGTACCTGGGCCTACGTCCCGTCGCCGGCGGCTGCGGACCGTCCTGCGGTGGCCAGTGAGGACGTCATCCGGACCGCGTTCATCTACAAGCCGGCCGAGGTCTCCCCGGTGGGGGCCTCGCACATCCTGAAGGACCTCTCCGGTCCCGGTCAGGACTTCTCCATCGCGCGCGAGCCGCTGGCCCAGGGCTTCAAGGCGGCCGGCACCGCCGACTCCGACGCCTTCCTGGTCGTGGCCAACCACCTGAAGTCCAAGGGCGGAACCGGCGCCGGTCTGTACCCCGGCGACAAGGAGGACACCCGCCCCGCGTACGACCAGGGCGCGTACAACGAGACCCGCACGCACCAGGCGCACGACATGCTCGCCTTCGCGCAGGAGCAGGCGCGGGCGCTCAAGACGGACAAGCTGTTCCTCGTCGGCGACTTCAACGCCTACAACCACGAGGACCCGATGGAGTACCTGTACGGCCAGGGCTACACCGACCTCGGATCGGCGTACGACCCGGACCACCACTCCTACTCCTTCCACGGCCTCGCGGGCACCCTCGACCACATCGTCGCCAGCCCGGCGGCGAAGGCGATGGTCACCGGTGCGACGGTCTGGCAGATCAACGCCCAGGAGTCGGTCGCCTTCAACTACAGCCGCTACAACTACAACGCCACGCAGCTCTTCAACGCCGCCGACCCGTTCTCGGCCTCCGACCACGACCCCGTCGTCGTCGGCCTCAACACGGGATCGCAGTCCGGGAAGGTCGCTTCCAAGATCGACCTCAAGATCACCCCGAACAAGGTCGTGGTGAACAAGACCGAGGTCATGGCGCATGTGACGGTCACGGCCACCGGCGCCAAGCCGACCGGCACCGTCACGGTGACCGTCGACGGCCGGTCCTTCTGCGCCACGATCAGCGGCGGCGGCGTGGCGAACATCAAGCTGCCGGTGTTCCGCACCACCGGCAAGCACACCGTGACCGTGAAGTACTCCGGTGACGCCAAGGTGCTCGCCGGGACGGCCGAGACAACGGTGACGGTCGGCTAG
- a CDS encoding cupin domain-containing protein, whose protein sequence is MIKPRPRIVDLSEIDPNRRRGGDLRAMLTPATVGSTSGFMGVAIIQPGERIGEHYHPYSEEFVYAVCGKLEVDLDGDPHPLRPEQGLMIPAYMRHRFRNVGDREARIVFHLGPLAPRPQLGHVDTEENEVALAAEGAEAGGARSADRGQVRS, encoded by the coding sequence GTGATCAAACCCCGTCCCAGAATCGTGGATCTCAGCGAAATCGATCCCAACCGCAGACGCGGCGGCGATCTGCGCGCCATGCTCACCCCGGCCACGGTCGGCTCCACCAGCGGTTTCATGGGTGTCGCCATCATCCAGCCGGGCGAGCGTATCGGCGAGCACTACCACCCGTACTCCGAGGAGTTCGTGTACGCCGTCTGCGGGAAGCTGGAGGTGGATCTGGACGGCGACCCCCACCCGCTGCGGCCCGAACAGGGGCTGATGATCCCCGCCTATATGCGGCACCGCTTCCGCAACGTCGGTGACAGGGAGGCCCGCATCGTCTTCCATCTGGGTCCGCTGGCCCCGCGCCCGCAGCTCGGCCATGTGGACACGGAGGAGAACGAGGTCGCCCTCGCCGCGGAAGGAGCCGAGGCGGGCGGTGCCCGGTCGGCCGACCGAGGTCAGGTCCGTTCATGA
- a CDS encoding FAD-dependent oxidoreductase, protein MHQETGHRVPVLVVGGSLVGLSLSLFLGRQGVRHTLVERHPGTSVHPRGRGNNVRTMELFRVAGIEADIRAAASLLAGNHGILRTRSLAGDGGAWLFRHIDPDGSLARHSPTSWCLCSQNDLEPVLLDGARELGGDLRFGHEMESFAQDPEGVTAVVRDRERATRYTVRADCLVAADGPRSPVRRRLGIGHSGRGDLFHNVSVTFRSRLLADVVGDRRFLCCYLNGPEADGALLPVDNKEHWVFHAPWHPERGERPEDFTAERCARHIRRATGVPDLDVEITGRASWHAAERVADRYGQGRVLLAGDAAHEMSPTGAFGSNTGIQDAHNLAWKLAAVLGGWAGPGLLETYGTERRPVALATGARASARSVEHAHPGFSPAPGLIEAGRGDGLLDIVLGHHYPEGAVVGAGENRPAPDPLRPAGRPGSRAPHLWLRRPGGRLSTLDLYERSLVLLDDARGTAGWQQAAHRVARSAAVPLDAHRIGPGPGADLALDGDPGDDSGPPDFARAHGITTEGALLVRPDGFVAWRSEKAAADPEATLRKVLAELLRRD, encoded by the coding sequence ATGCACCAAGAAACCGGCCACCGGGTTCCGGTCCTCGTCGTCGGCGGCTCGCTGGTGGGCCTGTCGCTGTCCCTGTTCCTGGGCCGCCAGGGGGTGCGGCACACCCTCGTCGAGCGTCACCCGGGCACCTCCGTGCATCCGCGCGGACGGGGGAACAACGTGCGGACGATGGAGCTGTTCCGGGTGGCCGGCATCGAGGCGGACATCAGGGCGGCCGCCTCGCTGCTGGCGGGCAACCACGGCATCCTGCGGACCCGGTCACTGGCCGGCGACGGCGGCGCATGGCTGTTCCGGCACATCGACCCGGACGGCTCACTCGCCCGCCACAGCCCCACCTCCTGGTGCCTGTGCAGCCAGAACGACCTGGAGCCCGTCCTGCTGGACGGCGCCCGGGAGCTCGGCGGCGACCTCAGGTTCGGCCATGAGATGGAGTCCTTCGCGCAGGACCCCGAGGGGGTGACCGCGGTCGTACGGGACCGGGAGCGCGCCACGCGGTACACCGTCCGCGCCGACTGTCTGGTCGCGGCGGACGGCCCGCGCAGCCCGGTGCGGCGCCGGCTCGGCATCGGGCACAGCGGGCGCGGCGACCTCTTCCACAATGTGAGCGTCACCTTCCGGTCCAGGCTGCTCGCCGACGTGGTCGGTGACCGGCGCTTCCTCTGCTGCTATCTCAACGGCCCCGAGGCCGACGGCGCCCTGCTGCCCGTCGACAACAAGGAGCACTGGGTGTTCCACGCGCCCTGGCACCCGGAACGGGGCGAGCGGCCCGAGGACTTCACCGCCGAGCGGTGCGCCCGGCACATCCGCCGGGCCACCGGCGTCCCGGACCTCGATGTGGAGATCACCGGCCGGGCGTCCTGGCACGCGGCGGAACGGGTCGCGGACCGGTACGGGCAGGGCCGGGTCCTGCTCGCCGGGGACGCCGCCCATGAGATGTCCCCCACCGGGGCGTTCGGCTCCAACACCGGCATCCAGGACGCGCACAACCTGGCCTGGAAGCTGGCCGCCGTCCTCGGCGGCTGGGCCGGGCCGGGACTCCTCGAGACCTACGGCACCGAGCGCCGCCCGGTGGCCCTGGCGACCGGCGCCCGCGCCTCGGCCCGCTCCGTGGAACACGCCCATCCGGGCTTCTCCCCGGCCCCCGGCCTGATCGAGGCCGGCCGCGGTGACGGTCTGCTCGACATCGTCCTGGGCCACCACTACCCCGAGGGCGCCGTGGTGGGCGCCGGCGAGAACCGGCCGGCGCCCGACCCGCTGCGCCCGGCCGGACGGCCCGGAAGCCGCGCCCCCCACCTCTGGCTGCGCCGGCCCGGGGGACGGCTCTCCACACTCGATCTGTACGAACGGTCCCTGGTGCTGCTCGACGACGCGCGCGGCACGGCCGGCTGGCAGCAGGCGGCCCACCGGGTGGCCCGCAGCGCCGCCGTACCGCTCGACGCCCACCGGATCGGCCCGGGCCCCGGCGCCGACCTGGCCCTCGACGGTGACCCCGGCGACGACTCGGGCCCGCCCGACTTCGCCCGCGCCCACGGCATCACGACCGAGGGCGCGCTCCTGGTCCGTCCGGACGGCTTTGTGGCCTGGCGCTCCGAGAAGGCCGCGGCGGACCCGGAGGCCACCCTGCGGAAGGTCCTGGCGGAACTGCTCCGTCGGGACTGA